The Hordeum vulgare subsp. vulgare unplaced genomic scaffold, MorexV3_pseudomolecules_assembly, whole genome shotgun sequence genome segment ACCCATACGGGGATGGAGCGACAGAAGTATGGAAATAGGATAAGGTAGCGGCGAGACGAGCCGTTTAAATAGGTGTCAAGTGGAAGTGCAGTGATGTATGCAGCTGAGGCATCCTAACGAACGAACGATTTGAACCTTGTTCCTACACGGCCTGATCAAATCGATCAGGCACTTGCCATCTATCTTCATTGTTCAACTctttgatgaaaagatgaaaaaaccaaaaaaaagccctgcccttccatctcttggatagatagagagggagggCAGAGGCCTTTGGTGTCCCTTTCAGTCAAGAATTGGGGCTTCACAATTACTAGCCAATATTTATCTCATGCCTTTCCTCGTTCATGGTTCGATATTCTGGTGTCCTAGGCGTAGAGGAACCACACCAATCCATCCCGAATTTGGTGGTTAAACTCTACTGCGGTGACGATACTGTAGGGGAGGTCCTGCGGCAAAATAGCTCGATGCCAGAATGATAAAAAGCTTAACACCTCTTATTTGACTTTTTCACTATTTTGAAATAAGAAAAAGATCCAAATCTAAAATGCAAAGATCGTCTTATTCAAAACCTCAATCATCacatcccctctctcccacttcacacCTCGGAACGCACTGTTCTTATAGAGAGAAAGGCGCTTTCCCATCTTCTTAACCTGAAATGAAGGGGTACCCCCGGGAAGAGATCCAGTGGAGACAGCTGGGCCTGTAGCTCAGAGGATTAGAGCACGTGGCTACGAACCACGGTGtcgggggttcgaatccctcctcgCCCACAGCcttccaaagggggaagggccttTACTTTCCCCCTGAGGGTAGGAAAATCATGATCGGGATAGCGGACGTAAAGCTATTGAACTTAGGTATGCTCTTTCCTTTTGTCGAAGTGGAATCGTAGAACAGAATGTGATACGATGAGATAGAATGCAATAGAAATAGAAACAAGGATAGCGAACGGGTTACCTACTCCTAAGGGTCAAAGCAAGCCCTTTAATTCAATTCTTTATTCTTACATTAAAATTCTTACATTAAAGAATGAATAAAATCTCCCCAAGTAGGATTCGAACCTACGACCAGTCAGTTAACAGCCGACCGCTCTACCACTGAGCTACTGAGGAACAAGGGGGGATTCGACCTCCTAGAGTTCAACTCCCGCTCTCAACCCATGAACAATATGAGTCCGAAGCTTCTTTCGTAACTCCCATAATTTCTTCGTAGTGGCTCCGTTCCATGCCTCATTTCATAGGGAAGCCCAAAGTGGCTCTATTTCATTCTATTTCACTTCCTAGCACTTCCTATCATTTAATATCCATCCCTTTGGTCTTATTGACATAAGAGATGTCATTTATAGTCTATCTCTTTCTATATATGGAAAGTCAAGAAATTCTCATCGAAACATCGAGAAATTGTGCATATAGAAAActctaaagaaagaaaaaaaggagacccATGCCATGATTTTCAAATCTTTTCTATTTAGTAGTCTAAGTTTCTCGATGAGGATAATTAATTCGGTCGTTGTGGTCAGACTCTATTATGGATTTCTGACTACATTCTCCATAGGTCCCTCTTAGATCTTCTTTCTCCAATCTTGGATTAGGGAAGAAGGAGATATTTGCGACTACTGGCGGTTTCATTATGGGGCAGCTCATGATCTTCATATCGATCTATTATCCACCTCTGTATCTATTCTTTCTTAGCTAAACAGGTGGAAGATCTATCCAATTTGGTTATATTATATCATGGACTCGAAAAACGGATCTGAATTTGACTGAAATGCACGATCTTCACAGGTATCACTTTTCACGATACCTAAAAGGTGGAATAGCGATTTTCGAACCATTTCCTATAAGAGAATGGTTTCCATTACTTTGAGAAATGGATTCTTATATCAAACTATAGCTATTGcattaaagaagaaaagaaactaaTAGAAGTCGAAGACGCGGAATGATAGTGAATAGAGAGAAAGATTCTTCTGATTTTCTTGTTCCTGAAAATATTCTATCTATCTACTAGACGCCGTAGAGAATTTAGAATATTTATGTCTTTCAATTCTCGTACTCGTAATTGGAAAGTTATGGAAGGAGACCCATCATTTTGCaatgaaaacaacatataaaactcTGGACAATTtcgaaatcaggccaagcgtcttaaTACATATGCAAAAAAATTCATTATTGGCCCACCATTGATTAGAAGATTTAGCTTGTATGAATCGCTATTGGTTTGATACGAATAATGGCAATCGTTTCAGTATGTTAAGGATACAGATGTATCCACAATTCATTTAGAGTTACTTAATAGTCTATTTCTTATACCATATCTCTATCCCGTGAAATTCTCGAGCCAAAAGATGGATGCCTATGCTGTGTTTCATTTTGCTAAATGATATCAATTAAATGGTGTATCAATTCCATAAATTGCATATAGCAATAAATAAATCAGCAAAATTCTTTCTACTATATTTAGATAGAAGAAACATTTCTTCTATCTAAAATAGTAGAAAGAATGTACCCTTCTATCCAAATCCAATTTGCATcgataaaaaaaatccaaattcCAGTAGTAGATGAATAATTGCAAATTTGTGTGTGTACGAGATTAGAATAACTTCAAAATAACtgacataattttttatttttcctgatcagaaaaatacatgaaaaagAAAGGAGGTAGAAAAATTTTAGGATTTATggttaaagaagaaaaagaagaaaacagggGTTCTGTTGAATTTCAAGTATTCAGTTTCACCAATAAGATACGGAGACTTGCTTCACATTTGGAATTACACAAAAAAGATTTTTCATCGGAAAGAGGTCTACGAAGACTTTTGGGAAAACGTCGACGTTTGCTGGCTTATTTGGCAAAGAAAAATAGAGTACGTTATAAGAAATTAATCGGTCAGTTGAATATTCGGGAGCAGTAATTTAATCCTTcaaatttttttcttgttttattatttttttagtaGTCTTTATAGTAGTCTTAGATTTTTCATTTTGATGAGCCTCACTTTGAGGAATTCATGGAATAATCCATTTTCATGGAATAATGAATTAAGGAAGAAAGGATATGAGTCTACCGCTTACAAAAAAAGATCTCATGATAGTCAATATGGGCCCTCAACACCCATCAATGCATGGTGTTCTTCGACTGATCGTTACTCTTGATGGTGAGGATGTTATTGATTGTGAACCCATATTAGGGTATTTACACAGAGGAATGGAAAAAATCGCGGAAAACCGAACGATTATACAATACTTACCTTATGTAACAAGGTGGGATTATAGAGAGATTGTAGAAAGGGGTAGGATAGTTATTTTTGCAAGAGACTTGAATTCCTTAActtaagaaagaaaaaagaataaaaacaCAGATACATAACataaaaaaaagaataaataagacgaGATTCGACCTCCCCCTACATATTTAATTTCTTCTCCTATACAAAAACTAGCAAGACCCACTCCATTGGTAATTCCATCAATAACACCCTTATCAAAAAACTCCGTTAGTTCGGTTAACCCTCTTATACCGAGGGTAAAGACCCTAGTATAGAAAATATCTATATAACCACGATTATATGACCAACtgtatatatttttttttacttGATCCAAAAATTCTTTTTTAGGATTTCTTTTTACAAAAGAGTTTATTAAATCCAAATTCTGAAAAAAAGAATAAGCAGATCCATAGAAGATATATGCTATGAATAAACCAAAGATAGCTAGAGTTACAGAAGAAATTGCATTAGTAATAAATTCATATGAATTTACAAAAGAATTAGAACTTTCCTGGGTAAAGTTTTTTGAGGGAGTTAACCACTTTGATAATATGGTTAACTCTGCTATTCCATTATCCATTCCTCCATTATCAAAAGAGATTCCTATGAATCCAATGAACAAAGTGAAAAGTAGTAATATAAGAAGAGGAAATAACATAGTATTTCCCGTTTCATGCGGATAGGCAAAAGTGTTTTTAGCCCCAAAAGACGTAGTAAAGGATCCTATCCTATTTCTTGTATTACCTTGAATTTTGGGTATATTTTGTGAAAAAAAAGAAACTCCACTCTTCGTTGTTGATAAAACGAAATCCCTATTCACTCCTTTGGGTATCCTTTTTCCCCATAAGGATATTGAATACAAGGAACTCTCTTTAGTGCTACTGTAATTTTGAAAATGAACACGCAAATACCCACCAAATGTAAGTAAATATATCCGAAACATATAAAAGGCAGTTAATCCTGCAGTAAAGGAAGCTATTATTCCAAAAAAGGGCGAATACAACCAACTATTACTAAGGATTTCATCTTTGGACCAGAAGCAAGCAAGAGGTGGAATACCACAAAGAGAAAGTGTACCCCATAAAAAAGTAGTTCTTGTGATTGGAATGTATTTTCTTAAACCGCCCATAAGAACCATATTTTGACTTTTATCTGGTGAATACCCAACAAGAGGTTCCATTGAATGAATAACGGATCCAGATCCCAAGAACAATAAAGCTTTTGAATAAGCATGAGTGATCAAATGGAATAAAGCAGCTTGATAAGAACCTATACCTAGAGCTAACATCATATAACCCAATTGAGACATTGTAGAATAGGCTAAGCTTCTTTTAATATCTCTCTGAGCAAGAGCTAAAGTAGCTCCTAAGAATAGTGTTATTGTACCTACTAAAGAAATAAAACTCATTATCAAAGGTAAAGATATGAAAAGAGGAAGAAGTCGAGCTAGAAGAAAAATTCCCGCAGCAACCATAGTTGCTGCGTGTATAAGAGCCGAAATAGGAGTGGGTCCTTCCATAGCATCGGGTAACCATACGTGAAGAGGGAATTGTGCGGATTTCGCAACTGCACCAAGGAATAATAAAAAAGCACACAAAGTAGTAAGTAAAGAGTTAATTCCATTATTAGGAATCCAGTTATTAGCGATTTGGAACAAATCCCTAAACTCTAAACTACCTGTTATCCAAAAAAAACCTAAAATTCCTAATAATAGACCAAAATCCCCTACACGATTAGTTACAAAAGCTTTTTGACAAGCACTCGCTGCGATTGGTCGTGTAAACCAAAAGCCTATCAATAAATAAGAACACATTCCCACGagttcccaaaaaaaataaatttgTATCAAATTGGAGCTAGTAACCAATCCCAACATAGAAGTATTGAAAAAACTTATATAAACAAAAAATCTCAAATATCCTTCATCGTGAGACATATAACCATCACTATAAATAAGAACCAGGATTCCTACAGTAGTAATTAGTATTAACATAATAGAAGTAAGTGGGTCAATCAAGTATCCAAATTCTAAAGAAAAATCATTATTGACGGTCCAAGACCATAGATATTGATAGATAGAACTTCCATTTATTTGTTGAATAGACAGTTGAACTGAGAATACCATAGCTATACTTAAGAGTAAAACACTAGGAAAAGCCCATATGCGACGAAGATTTTTTGTTGCTGTCGGAATAAGAATAAGGCCAAATCCCATTGACATAATAACTGGAAGTGGGAGAAGAGGGATTACCCATGCATATTGATATGTATGTTCCATAAGAAAAGAAATTGCGATTTTTACTTCAATTTTTCTATAAAATTGTTTCCGATTCACCAAACCAACTCTTATCTCTTTctgaaagaataaataaaaagaataagaaaaaatacTGGAATTcttcattttttaaaaatttatctcattgaaataataaaaaatgaagaATGGGTTTAGTTGGTTAAATTCAAAAAGTTAATCAAATAACTTCGTTACCTAGTTATTATCTAAATAaagatatttacaaaaaaaaaaaaaggaatcgttttactttttactttctattcatttttatatttctttaaaacAAAGATGAAACAGCTCTCTTGTTCCATAACTGATTGAGTGAATTCCAATGAAAATCTATGTTTATAAGAAATTATCGAATAGTCCTTATGACTATAAATTACCTAAGTTTTAGAATGTCTTGTTTAAGAGACTCagtattttttgttttgattaGAATTCCTTTCCTTTATGGAATACAATACAATATCATTCTGAGCTTAATTAACTATTTGAATTTTCCCTTCTTTTTATCCCCCCGGGGGATAGGCTTCCATACCATATATCTATATATGGAGTATACTTGATATATAAATAGATATAAATGGGAAACCCTTCTATATATTCTATATTATTAAAACAAAGTATAAAATATATACAGAAAAAATGTttaaaaattcttgtcttatccGCATTAGACAAAATGAAGTAAAAAATAAttcacaatttcagtatcttTCAGTATCTAAGTATAAATACtaataaaaacaagaaagaagGATTGATTTGCAGCAATAGATGTCTTTCACATACAACTAGAAAAAAGTAATTTCCTTTTTGAATGGCAGTTCCAAAAAAACGTACTTCAATGTCAAAAAAGCGTATTCGTAAAAATATTTGGAAGAAAAAGACTTATTTTTCCATAGTACAATCTTATTCTTTAGTAAAATCAAGATCATTTTCCAGTGGTAATGAGCATCCAAAACCAAAGGGTTTTTCTGggcaacaaacaaacaaataatAAGATTTTGGAATAATATGAATTGATTTTTCAAAAAAGAATTCCAATTATTTAATAATTTGGATTCTTCTTTGAATGTACTTTTATGTGTCGAATTACTTCGGTACAATATTCTTATAACAAACCCCTCTTATATATACAATAAAAAAAAGTTTTGTTTGGTATACTGTGTGCTAAGTATTCTTTTCCTATCAATGAACTTTTCATAATTTTCATAATAGAATGCTCATATTTTATTATGAAAATTATGAAAAGTGGAGTATTCTTACAATAGGACTTACAACTTCCACCTATCTTATCCAAAATCATAAGGTTAGTAAATCTTATTAATAAGAGCATAAAGACTTTCATTCTAGAAATTTTTCAAAAATCCAAAAAGCCTTTTCTATTTATCCATTTTAATTTCATCATTAAATAGAAACCCTTTTGGATTTTTTTCATTGTATTGAAAGAATTTTCAAAATTTAAACGATAAATTAATTAGAAAAAATTAGTTCTATATCTATAATTGCAAGTTAGAAAAAAGAAGTTCCAACTCTTTCAACCAGTGTTTCTATTGGGCAAAGCAAGAGTTTATTGTAAAAAAAAAATGGAAACGatactaccaaacgaagtccatttTAATGAAAACTCTAATGTTCCTAAATTTTATGGACTTTCCCAATATCGACGATTCCCGAGATAATAGCTATTATTCTTTTAAGTTACCTATTATTTGAAGTTAGCCGCCATGGTGAAATTGGTAGACACGCTGCTCTTAGGAAGCAGTGCTCAAGCATCTCGGTTCGAATCCGAGTGGCGGCATTCTTGAAAAGGAATACAATAGATTAGAAATCAATTCGAAATTTACAATTTTGTAATGGGACCTTCCCCTTATGCTATTTGCAACTTTAGAACATATACTAACTCATATCTCTTTCTCAACGATTTCAATTGTGATTACGATTCATTTGATAACCTTATTAGTTCGTGAACTTGGGAGATTACGTGATTCGTCAGAAAAAGGAATGATAGTTACTTTTTTCTCTATAACAGGATTCTTAGTTTCTCGTTGGGTTTCTTCGGGACATTTtccattaagtaatttatatgagTCATTGATCTTCCTTTCA includes the following:
- the LOC123419047 gene encoding NAD(P)H-quinone oxidoreductase subunit 5, chloroplastic (The sequence of the model RefSeq protein was modified relative to this genomic sequence to represent the inferred CDS: added 42 bases not found in genome assembly) produces the protein MFQSALTEFHNECYWGTLSLCGIPPLACFWSKDEILSNSWLYSPFFGIIASFTAGLTAFYMFRIYLLTFGGYLRVHFQNYSSTKESSLYSISLWGKRIPKGVNRDFVLSTTKSGVSFFSQNIPKIQGNTRNRIGSFTTSFGAKNTFAYPHETGNTMLFPLLILLLFTLFIGFIGISFDNGGMDNGIAELTILSKWLTPSKNFTQESSNSFVNSYEFITNAISSVTLAIFGLFIAYIFYGSAYSFFQNLDLINSFVKRNPKKEFLDQVKKNIYSWSYNRGYIDIFYTRVFTLGIRGLTELTEFFDKGVIDGITNGVGLASFCIGEEIKYVGGGRISSYLFFFLCYVSVFLFFFLS